From a region of the Castor canadensis chromosome 7, mCasCan1.hap1v2, whole genome shotgun sequence genome:
- the Lrrc47 gene encoding leucine-rich repeat-containing protein 47, translating into MAAAAAAAAPVSEAWPELELAERERRRELLLTGPGLEERVRAAGGRLPPRLFTLPLLHYLEVSGCGSLRAPGPGLAQGLPQLHSLVLRRNALGPGLSPELGPLPALRVLDLSGNALEALPPGEGLGPADPPGFPQLQSLNLSGNRLRELPANLARCAPRLQSLNLTGNCLDAFPVELFQPGALPLLSELAAADNCLRELSPDIAHLASLKVLDLSNNQLSEIPAELADCPKLKEINFRGNKLRDKRLEKMVSSCQTRSILEYLRVGGRGCCRGKGRAEGSEKEDSRKKRRERKQRRESGEGEEEVADVARLLLRVLHVSENSAPLTVRVSPEVRDVRPYIVGAVVRGMDLYPGNALKRFLTSQTKLHEDLCEKRTAATIATHDLCAVRGPLLYTARPPQDFKIVPLGRKEVKAKELVRQLQLEAEEQRKQKKRQSVSGLHRYLHLLDGKENYPCLVDADGDVISFPPITNSEKTKIKKKTCDLFLEVTSATSLQICRDIMDALVLKMAELNKYTVENKEEGSLSDTEADALSGQPSDPQRNPSPRKDGLCPLVVEQVRVVDLEGSLKVVYPSKVDLASVPPHVAVVR; encoded by the exons atggcggcggcggcggcggcggcggcgcctgTGTCCGAGGCCTGGCCCGAGTTGGAGCTGGCGGAGCGCGAACGGCGGCGCGAGCTCCTGCTGACCGGGCCTGGGCTGGAAGAGCGGGTgcgggcggcgggcgggcggCTACCGCCGCGGCTTTTTACGCTGCCGCTGCTGCACTACCTGGAGGTGAGCGGCTGCGGCAGCTTGCGCGCGCCGGGGCCGGGCTTGGCGCAGGGCCTGCCTCAGCTGCACAGCCTCGTGCTGCGGCGCAACGCGTTAGGACCTGGCCTGAGCCCCGAGTTGGGGCCGCTTCCCGCGCTGCGCGTCCTCGATCTCTCGGGAAATGCGCTGGAGGCGCTGCCTCCGGGAGAGGGCCTGGGCCCCGCCGACCCGCCTGGCTTCCCGCAGCTACAAAGCCTCAATCTCAGTGGCAACCGGCTACGAGAGCTGCCCGCCAACCTGGCGCGCTGCGCCCCGCGCCTGCAGAGCCTCAACCTCACCGGCAACTGCCTGGACGCCTTCCCCGTCGAGCTCTTCCAGCCCGGCGCGTTGCCTCTGCTCAGCGAGCTGGCGGCCGCCGACAACTGCCTGCGGGAGCTTAGCCCCGACATCGCTCACCTGGCCTCGCTTAAG GTGTTGGACCTCTCTAATAATCAGTTGAGTGAGATTCCTGCTGAGCTGGCAGACTGCCCCAAGCTCAAGGAGATCAATTTCCGAGGGAACAAGCTTCGAGACAAGCGCCTGGAGAAGATGGTCAGCAGCTGCCAGACCAGGTCCATCCTGGAGTACCTGCGTGTTGGGGGCCGGGGATGCTGCCGAGGCAAGGGCAGGGCAGAAGGCTCTGAGAAAGAAGACAGCcggaagaagaggagggagcgGAAGCAGAGGCGGGAGAGCGgcgagggggaggaggaggtggcagaTGTGGCCAGGCTGCTGCTCAGGGTCCTGCACGTCTCTGAGAACTCTGCACCTCTGACAGTCAGAGTGAGCCCTGAGGTCAGGGATGTGCGGCCGTACATCGTGGGCGCTGTCGTGAGAGGCATGGACCTGTATCCTGGAAACGCACTCAAGCGTTTCCTCACCTCCCAG ACTAAGCTCCATGAGGACCTCTGTGAGAAGAGGACGGCAGCCACCATTGCGACCCATGACCTCTGTGCTGTACGAGGGCCCCTACTGTACACAGCCCGGCCACCCCAGGACTTCAAG ATCGTCCCCTTGGGGCGGAAAGAAGTCAAAGCCAAGGAGCTGGTACGGCAGCTGCAGCTGGAGGCCGAGGAAcagaggaagcagaagaaaaggcAGAGTGTCTCGGGGCTGCACAG ATACCTGCACTTGCTGGATGGGAAGGAAAATTACCCTTGTCTTGTGGATGCAGATGGAGATGTGATTTCTTTCCCGCCAATAACAAACAGTGAGAAGACAAAG attaagaaaaaaacatgtgACTTGTTCTTGGAAGTAACAAGTGCCACCAGCCTGCAGATCTGCAGAGACATCATGGACGCCCTCGTACTG AAAATGGCAGAACTGAACAAATACACTGTAGAAAACAAAGAGGAAGGGTCACTCTCAGATACGGAAGCTGATGCACTTTCTGGACAACCTTCAGATCCCCAAAGGAACCCAAGCCCTAGGAAGGATGGACTATGCCCCCTGGTGGTGGAGCAGGTTCGTGTGGTGGACCTGGAGGGGAGCCTGAAGGTGGTGTACCCATCCAAGGTGGACCTGGCTTCTGTTCCTCCCCATGTGGCTGTGGTTCGCTGA